The proteins below come from a single Natrinema sp. SYSU A 869 genomic window:
- a CDS encoding alpha/beta family hydrolase yields the protein MTDVLIPGSRDVRGTLEEPTDEPRAVVVACPPHPQQGGSRSDPRLVAVSDALTEAGIACLRFDYGSWDEGHSEREDVRNAVRWARDEYDEVDADGLPVGVFGYSFGASLALLASADTDPDAVAVLAPTARLDDDLNALKTLGGLEAPVHVLYGERDTTVDWEPVVERARERGDETTALAGDHFFLGKHDEIATTVRSFFERTLLEVA from the coding sequence ATGACCGACGTGCTAATCCCCGGGAGCCGCGACGTTCGTGGAACCCTCGAGGAACCGACCGACGAACCGCGGGCCGTCGTCGTCGCTTGCCCGCCCCATCCCCAACAGGGCGGCTCGAGGAGCGATCCTCGCCTCGTCGCCGTCAGCGACGCCCTGACCGAGGCCGGTATCGCCTGCCTACGCTTCGATTACGGGTCGTGGGACGAGGGTCACAGCGAGCGAGAAGACGTTCGCAACGCCGTCCGGTGGGCTCGCGACGAGTACGACGAGGTCGATGCCGACGGACTCCCGGTCGGCGTCTTCGGCTACAGTTTCGGCGCGTCGCTGGCCCTACTCGCGTCGGCCGATACCGACCCCGACGCCGTCGCCGTCCTCGCTCCGACGGCGCGGCTCGACGACGACCTCAACGCGCTCAAGACACTCGGCGGCCTTGAAGCACCGGTTCACGTCCTCTACGGCGAGCGGGATACGACCGTCGACTGGGAACCGGTAGTCGAACGAGCACGCGAACGCGGCGACGAGACCACCGCGCTAGCGGGCGACCACTTCTTCCTCGGGAAGCACGACGAGATTGCGACGACGGTACGGTCGTTCTTCGAACGGACGCTGCTCGAGGTGGCGTGA
- a CDS encoding FRG domain-containing protein — MTAAHPESIQRAETWTELQQLLSQEMWMGDIGRHRSPYVFRGVPDESFSLETPISRFVVDSGQWHLEPLLLRNFAQYAAGEIDEPQSIWHLLSIAQHYGLPTRLLDWSFSPLVAAYFATRTGDTGHDGAIWAVDYRKLHADLPDYYQDVLEVTETYMLDTHLLSNATLEYALREDTGDGHGPTRNLNDVSRVNELWQELWAPENERDDEYVMFFRPPAIDDRIVNQSAVFSFQSDPRLVLDQWLADRPDCYRKIVIPGERKLEFRDKLDQMNINHRTLFPGLEGLATWLKQYYQPQSGE, encoded by the coding sequence ATGACCGCAGCCCATCCCGAATCGATCCAGCGGGCAGAGACGTGGACCGAACTCCAACAACTGCTTTCCCAGGAGATGTGGATGGGCGACATCGGCCGCCACCGCTCGCCCTACGTGTTCCGTGGCGTCCCGGATGAATCGTTCAGCCTCGAGACGCCGATCAGTCGCTTCGTCGTCGACTCCGGACAGTGGCACCTCGAGCCCCTCTTGCTCCGGAACTTCGCTCAGTACGCGGCGGGCGAAATCGACGAACCCCAATCGATCTGGCACCTACTCTCGATCGCCCAGCACTACGGGCTGCCGACCCGGCTACTCGACTGGTCATTCTCGCCGCTCGTCGCGGCGTACTTCGCGACCCGCACCGGCGACACCGGACACGACGGCGCGATCTGGGCCGTCGACTACCGGAAACTACACGCCGATCTCCCCGATTACTACCAGGACGTCCTCGAGGTGACGGAAACCTACATGCTCGACACGCACCTCCTCTCGAACGCGACCCTCGAGTACGCCCTGCGCGAGGATACTGGTGACGGACACGGACCGACCCGAAACCTCAACGACGTCTCCCGCGTGAACGAACTCTGGCAGGAACTGTGGGCACCCGAAAACGAGCGCGACGACGAGTACGTCATGTTCTTCCGGCCGCCCGCGATCGACGACCGCATCGTCAACCAGTCGGCCGTCTTCTCGTTCCAGTCCGATCCGCGGCTCGTCTTGGACCAGTGGCTCGCGGACCGCCCCGACTGCTACCGCAAAATCGTCATCCCGGGTGAGCGCAAACTCGAGTTCCGCGACAAACTCGACCAGATGAACATCAATCACCGGACGCTGTTTCCCGGACTCGAGGGGTTGGCGACCTGGCTGAAACAGTACTATCAGCCACAATCGGGGGAGTGA
- a CDS encoding DUF6069 family protein: MEPETNSSSSSSSRTASLRDIALSGAVALVLSLAINWLIVFGANTGGIAPSLMALNYGPVSLFTTLGVVGAAVTYGILTRVTDNPDRLFAAVAAVVLLVSLVPDFTVIPSEPGGSLVSGTILGAMHVITAVICVGVLTDRWNRR, translated from the coding sequence ATGGAACCGGAAACGAACTCCTCGTCATCGTCATCTTCTCGGACAGCCTCTCTCAGAGATATCGCGCTATCGGGGGCGGTAGCGCTCGTACTGTCACTTGCTATCAACTGGCTCATCGTATTTGGGGCGAACACCGGCGGCATTGCCCCAAGTCTGATGGCACTAAATTATGGTCCAGTATCGTTGTTCACTACCCTCGGCGTTGTCGGTGCAGCTGTAACCTACGGTATCCTCACGCGAGTCACCGACAACCCCGATCGACTGTTCGCGGCCGTCGCGGCGGTCGTCCTCCTCGTATCGTTAGTTCCTGATTTTACTGTCATCCCCAGTGAACCCGGTGGAAGCCTCGTCTCCGGTACTATCCTCGGAGCGATGCACGTCATAACGGCAGTCATTTGTGTCGGAGTGCTAACCGACCGCTGGAACCGACGCTAA
- a CDS encoding ATP-binding protein, producing MSDLGDFGDFDADAGIEDGSAADAAGSSPSSSGSEGTASSTTDEVTDDFEATTVEPSGEDVGIGTICVSQGLRIAEDEDDTTLRAYVTRGNRSSIRIGSYLLAPYPDGETLFCRITGLEYAQQYHADDATEIHARRAMRTDEIDEADYKFVANLEPVAVLYDDDGELKRRMTDRVPKPQTVIRQADDTEEIKTGLKMPDDGVFLGHLSVGGEKVRTAASPPTIDYRLKDDYDAGDPLVFRHSLIAGGTGSGKTHGAKNILRQYLAEERTYPMDDGREVSPAVVQFDPQDEYAQMHDDNPDLDDEFARRLEREGIAYGGHDETTAFIPKVGSASYAAGHHRAEQVEFTIPFSMVHDNPWLVAGSGLNDNQYGALTTVLLPRFRKQYGSDGTYEEFTTFLDDPALREELDESGRVHEATFDAVRRRVLGFGHIFDQDARPITELVHDFIQPGGLTVVPTYHINDSRATEAIVLAVSSLIIDQKLSNDPDYDRIKETPLVLGMDEAHNFLTDADSVQAGKVITKFTEAAKQGRKERLGLFLITQDPQDIHDAVFKQINTTVVLNLGDEDAIKSVNIPSNLESKVPYMEKGQMVVYSPDNSEPVELIGLPKCLTRHGRD from the coding sequence ATGAGCGATCTGGGAGACTTCGGCGATTTTGACGCCGACGCCGGTATCGAAGACGGCTCGGCGGCCGACGCGGCGGGCTCGTCGCCGTCGTCTTCGGGTTCCGAGGGCACGGCGAGTTCCACGACCGACGAGGTAACAGATGATTTCGAAGCCACGACCGTCGAACCCAGTGGCGAAGACGTCGGTATCGGGACGATCTGCGTCTCCCAGGGCCTGCGCATTGCCGAGGACGAGGACGACACGACGCTGCGAGCGTACGTTACTCGCGGTAACCGCTCGTCGATCCGGATCGGAAGCTACCTGCTCGCGCCCTACCCTGACGGCGAGACGCTGTTCTGTCGTATCACCGGCCTCGAGTACGCCCAGCAGTACCACGCCGACGACGCGACGGAGATCCACGCGCGACGGGCGATGCGAACCGACGAGATCGACGAGGCCGATTACAAGTTCGTCGCGAATCTCGAGCCCGTCGCTGTCCTCTATGATGACGACGGCGAGTTGAAACGGCGGATGACCGATCGGGTGCCGAAACCCCAGACGGTGATTCGGCAGGCCGACGATACCGAGGAGATCAAGACCGGGCTGAAGATGCCCGACGACGGCGTCTTTCTGGGCCACCTCTCGGTCGGCGGCGAGAAGGTTCGAACCGCCGCGTCGCCACCAACAATCGATTACCGGCTGAAAGACGACTACGACGCGGGTGATCCGCTCGTCTTCCGCCACTCCCTGATCGCCGGCGGGACGGGATCGGGGAAGACCCACGGCGCGAAGAACATCCTGCGCCAGTATCTCGCCGAGGAGCGAACCTATCCGATGGACGACGGCCGCGAGGTCAGCCCCGCCGTCGTCCAGTTCGACCCGCAGGATGAGTACGCCCAGATGCACGACGACAACCCCGACCTGGACGACGAGTTCGCGCGCCGTCTCGAGCGCGAGGGGATCGCCTACGGCGGCCACGACGAGACGACCGCCTTTATTCCGAAGGTCGGCTCGGCGTCGTACGCGGCGGGCCACCACCGCGCGGAGCAAGTCGAGTTCACGATTCCCTTTTCGATGGTCCACGACAACCCGTGGCTGGTCGCGGGCAGCGGGTTGAACGACAACCAGTACGGCGCGCTCACCACCGTTCTCCTGCCGCGATTTCGGAAGCAGTACGGGAGCGATGGGACCTACGAGGAGTTCACTACATTCCTCGATGACCCCGCGCTTCGCGAGGAACTCGACGAGTCGGGTCGGGTCCACGAGGCGACCTTCGACGCCGTCCGCCGGCGCGTGCTCGGCTTCGGGCACATTTTCGACCAGGACGCGCGCCCGATCACCGAGTTGGTACACGACTTCATCCAGCCCGGCGGGCTCACCGTCGTTCCGACCTACCACATCAACGACAGCCGGGCGACGGAGGCCATCGTGCTCGCCGTCTCCTCGCTTATCATCGACCAGAAACTCTCGAACGACCCGGACTACGACCGGATCAAGGAGACCCCGCTCGTGCTGGGCATGGACGAGGCCCACAACTTCCTGACCGACGCCGACTCGGTCCAGGCCGGGAAGGTCATCACGAAGTTCACCGAGGCCGCCAAGCAGGGTCGAAAGGAGCGCCTCGGCCTCTTCCTCATCACGCAGGATCCTCAGGACATCCACGACGCCGTCTTCAAGCAGATCAATACCACCGTCGTGCTCAACCTCGGCGACGAGGACGCCATCAAGAGCGTGAATATTCCTAGTAACCTCGAGTCCAAAGTGCCCTACATGGAGAAAGGGCAGATGGTCGTCTACTCGCCCGATAATTCGGAACCCGTCGAACTGATCGGGCTTCCGAAGTGTCTGACTCGGCACGGGCGGGACTGA
- a CDS encoding cohesin domain-containing protein — protein MDTASDDGTSPPDETAPDGYRVVASTGLAVLFALILSIAPIAGTAAAIDQVAIVSPDRAQVEAAPGETVTIDVALRSQGGHGGEGIDAVTLTAQYHPEYLEIEGIDRGPWLEGTDTEIRTTETLAHEQGTAIFEQRREPAAGGATGVGTIATLTVRVAEDAPVGATTISFDESEIDTTGDWPIAVVDESATVAIDGGTESLDSLESFEHPDPDELARDSNDSSGGNASSDAENESAATDDGEPVPGFTAGLAITAGTMGLLLLAAARDRRQG, from the coding sequence ATGGACACTGCAAGTGACGATGGCACCAGCCCGCCCGATGAGACGGCACCCGACGGTTACCGTGTCGTCGCCAGCACTGGTCTCGCCGTCTTGTTCGCCCTCATCCTTTCGATCGCACCCATTGCAGGGACGGCCGCTGCAATCGATCAGGTCGCGATCGTCTCGCCCGACCGGGCGCAGGTCGAGGCCGCGCCCGGCGAGACGGTCACGATCGATGTGGCCCTCCGGAGTCAGGGCGGTCACGGCGGGGAAGGTATCGACGCAGTGACGCTGACCGCCCAGTACCACCCCGAGTACCTCGAGATCGAGGGCATCGATCGGGGCCCGTGGCTCGAGGGAACCGACACTGAGATCCGGACGACGGAGACGCTCGCCCACGAACAGGGGACGGCGATCTTCGAGCAGCGCCGCGAGCCGGCTGCCGGCGGTGCGACCGGCGTGGGGACGATCGCGACGCTGACCGTCCGGGTCGCCGAAGACGCGCCGGTCGGCGCGACGACGATTTCGTTCGACGAGAGCGAGATCGACACCACGGGGGACTGGCCGATTGCCGTCGTCGACGAGTCCGCGACGGTCGCGATCGACGGCGGCACCGAGTCGCTCGACTCGCTCGAGTCGTTCGAACATCCCGACCCCGACGAACTGGCGCGAGATTCGAACGACTCGAGCGGAGGGAACGCCTCGAGCGATGCCGAGAACGAATCGGCGGCGACCGACGACGGCGAGCCGGTTCCAGGGTTCACGGCCGGACTCGCGATCACGGCCGGTACGATGGGGTTACTGCTTTTAGCAGCCGCTCGTGACCGTCGCCAGGGATAA
- a CDS encoding ArsR family transcriptional regulator — protein MSSDAHLGGSKPDPLATVPTECYDILRHPRRLRLLEVLGCRQTRLSLSELTTALIDRTTTDANGQARHDIRISLVHNHLPRLEDDDIVDWNDDGVALVDEPPVHPADLSVLLDLCDNENAQTLLETLVDPVRMRLLSVLDADDQPLSIEQLAGRLSAHDGEPFSDTERAAVALHHSHLPAMADIGVISYDHESGLVTRYDQAVSIVE, from the coding sequence ATGAGTTCGGACGCTCACCTTGGCGGCAGCAAGCCCGACCCACTCGCAACCGTTCCCACGGAGTGTTACGACATCCTTCGGCATCCTCGCCGGCTTCGCCTTCTCGAGGTTCTCGGCTGTCGACAGACGCGACTCTCCCTCTCGGAACTGACGACAGCCCTGATCGACAGGACGACGACGGACGCGAACGGGCAGGCCCGACACGACATTCGGATTAGCCTCGTTCACAATCACCTCCCACGACTCGAGGACGACGACATCGTCGACTGGAACGACGACGGCGTCGCGCTCGTCGACGAACCGCCGGTTCACCCCGCCGATCTCTCCGTCCTGCTCGATCTCTGTGATAACGAGAACGCGCAAACCCTGCTCGAGACGCTCGTCGATCCCGTTCGGATGCGGCTACTCTCCGTCCTCGACGCGGACGACCAACCGCTCTCGATCGAGCAACTCGCCGGCCGACTCAGCGCTCACGACGGCGAGCCGTTTTCCGACACCGAGCGCGCGGCCGTCGCGCTCCACCACTCCCACCTGCCCGCGATGGCTGATATCGGCGTCATCAGCTACGATCACGAGTCCGGCCTCGTTACGCGATACGATCAGGCCGTTTCGATCGTCGAGTAG